A window from Corythoichthys intestinalis isolate RoL2023-P3 chromosome 10, ASM3026506v1, whole genome shotgun sequence encodes these proteins:
- the LOC130923208 gene encoding uncharacterized protein LOC130923208, with translation MEPTERDHLPAPQPSSQNATEDHVRPQRERHLPRYLSDFMMNDEPQQPDEPLIDLVPPSPQRASESRTTSVRSKYTSRASSQSSGRSRHSSSRTASEVGPGSHRNSLRSVAGICLQNALSPVQEAILTENIQRLELEELQSQIKEENNADLECQRLNTQAREAQRLQQETQEAREAIAKRMDRQRRLKRKEKELQVAKIVTSLLQKPEKEGSSGDETSHKDCQSSPAAVNNLTEGGAGITSYHPAPLPQSSRLPHQAIMGPSLQLAYSEPPLAPQSTPLPSAQPAQHYPRAEPVINPRDMNTLQQVAHPAVTSTSVHPHPVTPAQAGLPIQSHQASAVPTGTYGPQQSSTGLKTGSHFTTSSTLPHQHMNSLVQPAVPVPSRGPAYSAPETLSNTLYGVPPPILPVFERDRESDFALLKMALDNLMGGSGHLTEQYTYQVLLSHLKLPSALHLAKAYMYDPQPYTTALHALQDKYGQPRQLVQSELGAILNSPAIKFGDAEAFDSFALSIQSLVGMLGTLEGPNGFELRCGSHVDRLLSKMPPSFRDSFIEYCLNRGVLRTGSDLTYTLPDLATWLQMKSQAKRLSSRAAALYQHETHKPVKKDRAPQYKEKTTTIFLNAREPPNRSPPAHSKAKFKSNPYCPYCDNKDHFLNNCENFKKLSTAEVAKWIRDGKRCFKCGRNHAAENCNLKRPCKLCKELHLTVLHEPSQQIQTSVNMVTTPTVRVYLDRPNRSQHVMLKVVKVILRNGDRALETHAVLDDGSERSIILPQAVQQLNLQGQPETLYLQTIQQHVEQLQGSTVSFDISPLCRPSQKFRIHHAFTAKGLNLAEHSYPVAALQQRYEHLRGLSLPPIDQVHPMLLIGSDMPHLLVPTKPVRAGPPGGPVGVCTQLGWSLQGPTTLVQPTSTVQCLHISAASPATELFKHVELLWQVDTLPYSNPRAATRSKQDQQAMVMLQTHTTRVDVDGVLRYATPLLRRANATPLRAPMEAVLPCLRSIERKLAKDPKRAEVYCKEIWKLEKAGYVAQVSPEEAEQTDESWYIPHLMVNHNGKDRIVFNCSFQHQGRSLNELLLPGPTLGPTLLGVLIRFRQHAVAVSGDVKGMFHQIRLLPTDKSVLRFIWRNMDREQVPQIYEWQVLPFGTTCSPCCAIYALQQLIQDSAEFEPGLAETIEGSFYVDNFLHSMSSSEEVKRLIDDLRQHLQTGGFEVRQWASNIPTVVEHLPPEARSESCELWLSKSSNDLQEPALGLRWNCLSDSLGYKPRPIATSVPTLRNLYRILACQYDPLGYIVPFTTTAKVLIQDLWKEEIGWDDPVRPQTLLDRWRTWEQELPHLIHLEFPRPYAPPHMDTSTVTRALHIFCDASERAYGAVAYMRTVNEQQQVHVSFVLARSRVSPRKQLSMPRLELSAALAGAQLLDVLQRELTVPIHQTVLWSDSTTVLHWIKSESCRYKVFVGTRVAEIQNLTDPISWRYVNSATNPADDITRGLTLRELMSPHRWHQGPDFLHQSEECWPTMPSAESGSNDIELKKSVRVGNMTILPGPPVPVIEDFSSWKDLLQATASSLHGAANSQAENQLCEATDYIAAEAALLIKAQLDSFPDEVKALKVNRPLPSDSHLCSLSPEYDEVTGLLRVGGRLRRAGHLEIDAIHPIVLDPHHPVTKLLIQDYDSTLLHPGPERVLAEMRRKFWILRGREAIRKHQHSCQECQRWRAKPDVPKMADLPSSRLRLYKPPFYSTGMDCFGPFHIKIGRRHEKRWGILYKCMTTRCIHLDLHESLDSEAFLMSLRRFISRRGTPFELLCDNGTNFVGGDRELQDAFTAMAPPLKEQLAKQRIIFRFNPPAAPHFVLIEVEGILNAKPLGYLSSDVADPDPITPNMLIMGRRDSSLPQAVYDSTNLLGTRRWKHSQLLADHFWSTFIRHYLPCLQERQKWRKDGKQLSAGQVVLIVDPQLPRSLWPVGKVTQTHPGVDDRIRTATVQVKDRQYLRPVSRLVQIPCLPDTQDTD, from the exons ATGGAACCAACAGAGCGTGATCACCTTCCTGCACCCCAGCCTTCATCCCAGAACGCTACAGAGGATCATGTCCGTCCTCAGCGAGAGCGACACCTACCCCGCTATCTAAGTGACTTCATGATGAACGATGAACCTCAACAACCAGATGAACCTCTAATTGATCTAGTCCCCCCATCTCCACAGCGGGCTAGCGAATCGAGGACCACATCCGTGAGGAGCAAGTACACGTCACGAGCTTCATCTCAAAGCAGCGGGAGGTCACGCCACTCCTCATCACGGACTGCCTCCGAAGTTGGTCCAGGTTCCCACCGCAACTCTCTGCGCTCAGTTGCCGGCATCTGTCTCCAAAACGCTCTATCACCAGTTCAGGAAGCGATACTAACAGAGAACATCCAACGCTTGGAGCTTGAGGAGCTGCAGTCACAGATCAAGGAGGAAAACAATGCTGACTTGGAGTGCCAACGCCTAAACACTCAAGCCAGGGAAGCCCAACGCCTACAGCAAGAAACACAAGAGGCACGCGAAGCCATCGCTAAGCGTATGGACAGGCAGCGGCGACTCAAGAGGAAAGAGAAAGAGCTACAGGTAGCTAAGATAGTTACCTCATTACTTCAAAAGCCAGAGAAGGAAGGATCCAGTGGCGATGAAACATCACATAAAGACTGCCAATCTTCACCGGCTGCGGTTAACAACCTAACTGAAGGCGGTGCAGGCATAACCTCTTATCATCCTGCTCCTCTACCACAATCTTCGCGACTGCCTCATCAAGCTATCATGGGGCCCTCACTCCAGCTGGCCTACTCCGAGCCTCCTCTTGCACCACAGAGCACGCCGCTTCCATCAGCTCAGCCAGCACAGCACTACCCGAGGGCTGAACCTGTCATCAACCCTCGTGATATGAACACGCTACAACAGGTGGCTCACCCTGCTGTAACCTCCACTTCGGTGCACCCGCACCCCGTCACACCAGCTCAAGCTGGGCTCCCCATTCAATCACACCAAGCCTCTGCAGTTCCAACTGGTACTTATGGTCCACAGCAGTCTTCTACAGGACTCAAGACCGGATCACATTTCACCACCAGTTCAACTCTCCCGCACCAGCACATGAACTCGTTGGTCCAACCTGCGGTTCCCGTTCCTTCACGAGGCCCAGCTTATTCAGCACCAGAGACATTAAGTAACACTCTATATGGGGTTCCACCACCAATTCTACCTGTATTTGAACGTGACCGAGAGAGTGACTTTGCCCTTCTCAAGATGGCTCTGGACAACCTGATGGGCGGCAGTGGACACCTAACTGAACAATATACGTATCAGGTGCTTCTCAGCCATTTGAAACTGCCCAGCGCTTTACACCTAGCTAAGGCCTATATGTACGACCCCCAGCCTTACACGACGGCCTTGCATGCTTTACAAGACAAATATGGCCAGCCGCGGCAGCTCGTCCAATCAGAGCTAGGTGCTATCCTCAACTCACCCGCCATCAAGTTCGGCGACGCTGAGGCCTTCGACTCATTTGCCCTCTCCATCCAGTCTCTGGTGGGCATGCTGGGGACACTTGAAGGCCCAAATGGGTTCGAGCTGAGGTGTGGATCCCATGTAGATCGGCTCTTAAGCAAAATGCCTCCCTCTTTCCGAGACAGTTTCATCGAATATTGTCTCAACCGCGGGGTCCTCCGAACAGGGTCCGACCTGACTTACACCCTGCCTGACCTAGCAACCTGGCTCCAGATGAAGTCACAAGCAAAGCGTCTTTCCAGTCGAGCAGCAGCGCTCTACCAGCACGAAACTCATAAGCCAGTCAAGAAAGATCGTGCCCCACAGTATAAGGAGAAGACCACGACCATCTTTCTCAACGCTAGAGAGCCTCCTAACCGATCACCTCCTGCTCATTCAAAGGCCAAGTTCAAATCCAACCCATATTGTCCTTACTGTGACAATAAAGATCATTTCTTAAACAACTGTGAAAACTTCAAGAAGCTGTCCACAGCTGAAGTTGCGAAATGGATCCGAGACGGGAAGCGGTGCTTCAAGTGCGGTCGCAATCACGCTGCcgagaactgcaatttgaagcGGCCCTGCAAGCTGTGTAAAGAACTACATCTCACTGTTCTGCACGAACCCAGCCAACAGATCCAAACCAGTGTCAACATGGTGACCACACCCACTGTGAGAGTCTACCTCGACAGGCCCAACCGTTCACAACATGTGATGCTGAAGGTGGTCAAAGTGATTCTTCGGAACGGCGACCGGGCTCTGGAGACTCATGCTGTCCTCGATGATGGCTCAGAAAGAAGCATCATCCTCCCTCAAGCAGTGCAGCAACTGAACCTGCAAGGACAACCTGAAACTCTCTATCTACAAACGATCCAACAGCACGTCGAACAACTCCAGGGCAGTACTGTCTCATTTGATATCTCTCCTTTGTGCAGGCCTTCCCAGAAGTTTCGGATCCATCACGCCTTCACCGCTAAAGGGCTCAACCTTGCCGAACACTCCTATCCAGTGGCCGCACTCCAGCAAAGGTATGAGCACCTCAGAGGACTGTCTTTACCGCCAATAGATCAGGTGCACCCCATGCTTCTGATAGGCTCAGATATGCCACACCTCTTGGTTCCCACAAAGCCAGTCCGTGCAGGTCCACCGGGTGGTCCAGTTGGAGTCTGCACCCAGCTAGGTTGGTCACTCCAAGGTCCAACCACACTTGTCCAACCTACATCAACTGTGCAGTGTCTTCATATTTCTGCCGCATCCCCTGCCACAGAACTCTTCAAGCACGTCGAGCTCCTATGGCAAGTTGATACGCTCCCTTATAGTAACCCAAGAGCAGCTACCCGCTCCAAGCAAGATCAGCAAGCTATGGTCATGCTTCAAACACACACCACCAGAGTCGATGTTGATGGAGTCCTGCGGTATGCCACCCCGTTACTAAGACGAGCCAATGCTACTCCGCTTCGTGCACCAATGGAAGCGGTGTTGCCCTGCCTTCGCAGCATCGAGAGGAAGCTTGCCAAAGACCCGAAGAGAGCAGAAGTTTACTGCAAAGAGATATGGAAACTGGAGAAGGCTGGCTACGTTGCACAAGTATCACCAGAAGAAGCTGAGCAGACTGATGAGTCGTGGTACATCCCTCACCTTATGGTCAACCACAATGGAAAAGACAGGATCGTCTTTAATTGCTCATTCCAACACCAAGGACGTTCGCTGAACGAACTTCTCCTTCCTGGACCCACACTTGGACCTACCCTGCTCGGTGTTCTCATCAGGTTCCGCCAGCATGCCGTGGCAGTCAGCGGAGACGTGAAAGGCATGTTCCACCAGATTCGTTTGCTACCCACCGACAAATCAGTACTGCGCTTCATCTGGAGGAACATGGATAGAGAGCAGGTGCCTCAGATTTATGAATGGCAAGTCCTTCCGTTCGGGACAACGTGTAGTCCCTGCTGCGCTATCTATGCACTCCAGCAGCTCATTCAAGACAGTGCAGAGTTCGAGCCTGGCCTAGCAGAGACAATTGAAGGGTCTTTCTATGTGGACAATTTTCTGCACAGCATGTCTTCCTCTGAAGAGGTCAAGAGATTGATCGACGACCTCCGCCAACACCTTCAGACTGGAGGGTTTGAAGTCCGTCAATGGGCAAGCAACATACCCACCGTGGTCGAGCACCTTCCTCCTGAAGCACGCTCTGAGAGCTGTGAGCTGTGGCTTTCCAAGAGTAGCAATGATCTTCAGGAACCTGCCCTGGGCTTACGTTGGAACTGTCTCAGTGATTCCCTTGGCTACAAACCTCGTCCTATAGCAACATCAGTACCCACACTGAGAAACCTATACCGGATCCTTGCTTGCCAGTATGACCCTCTTGGGTACATCGTTCCATTCACTACTACAGCGAAAGTTCTCATACAAGACCTGTGGAAAGAGGAAATCGGATGGGATGATCCAGTTCGACCTCAAACCCTGCTGGACAGATGGCGCACTTGGGAACAAGAGCTTCCTCACCTCATACATCTAGAGTTCCCCCGACCATATGCTCCACCACATATGGACACATCGACCGTAACACGAGCACTCCATATATTTTGTGATGCATCGGAGCGAGCTTATGGCGCTGTTGCATACATGCGGACTGTGAACGAACAGCAACAAGTCCACGTCTCGTTTGTGCTGGCCAGGTCTCGAGTTTCCCCACGGAAGCAATTGTCCATGCCTCGCTTGGAGTTGAGCGCTGCCCTTGCAGGGGCTCAACTACTTGACGTCCTCCAAAGAGAGCTCACGGTGCCTATTCACCAAACAGTCCTTTGGTCCGACTCCACCACAGTGCTCCACTGGATCAAGTCAGAGTCTTGCAGGTACAAAGTCTTCGTCGGTACACGAGTTGCGGAGATCCAGAACCTAACTGATCCCATCAGCTGGAGATACGTGAACTCCGCAACCAACCCAGCAGATGACATAACGAGAGGTCTAACTCTACGTGAGTTGATGAGTCCGCACCGATGGCATCAAGGTCCAGACTTTCTCCACCAATCAGAGGAATGCTGGCCAACCATGCCTTCTGCTGAATCTGGATCTAATGACATTGAGCTGAAGAAATCTGTCAGAGTTGGGAACATGACAATTCTTCCGGGTCCTCCAGTCCCTGTTATTGAAGATTTCTCCTCATGGAAAGATCTCCTACAGGCCACAGCTAGTTCCCTTCACGGGGCGGCTaattcccaagccgaaaaccagCTCTGCGAAGCGACTGATTATATTGCTGCTGAGGCTGCTCTTCTCATCAAAGCACAGCTCGACTCGTTTCCTGACGAGGTCAAGGCCCTCAAGGTAAACCGGCCTCTTCCGTCTGACAGTCACTTGTGTTCTCTGTCGCCAGAGTATGACGAAGTTACAGGTCTTCTGAGAGTTGGCGGTCGATTACGGCGAGCTGGACACTTGGAGATCGATGCAATTCACCcgattgttttggatccacaccACCCTGTGACAAAACTGCTAATCCAAGACTATGACAGCACTCTTCTCCACCCCGGACCAGAGCGAGTACTTGCAGAAATGCGACGCAAGTTCTGGATTCTACGTGGGAGGGAAGCAATCCGCAAGCATCAACACTCCTGTCAAGAATGTCAGAGGTGGAGAGCTAAACCTGATGTGCCCAAGATGGCCGACCTCCCATCCTCAAGACTACGGCTGTACAAGCCTCCCTTTTACTCCACAGGCATGGATTGTTTCGGGCCATTCCACATCAAGATAGGCCGACGCCACGAGAAAAGGTGGGGCATCTTGTACAAGTGCATGACTACACGCTGCATTCATCTGGATCTTCACGAGAGCTTGGACTCGGAAGCCTTCTTAATGTCTTTACGTCGTTTCATCTCCCGTCGTGGCACCCCATTTGAGCTGCTTTGTGATAACGGCACTAACTTCGTTGGAGGCGATCGTGAACTGCAGGACGCCTTCACTGCCATGGCACCCCCACTgaaggagcagttggccaaacaaCGAATCATATTTCGCTTTAACCCACCTGCAGCACCTCATTTCG TCCTCATTGAGGTTGAAGGCATCCTGAACGCAAAACCATTAGGTTACCTCTCCTCAGATGTCGCGGACCCAGACCCAATCACTCCAAACATGCTGATCATGGGACGTAGGGATTCGTCCTTACCACAAGCAGTGTATGATTCTACCAACCTCCTTGGCACACGTCGCTGGAAGCATAGTCAACTGCTGGCTGACCATTTTTGGTCCACCTTCATCCGACACTATTTGCCATGTCTTCAAGAAAGACAGAAGTGGAGAAAAGatggcaagcaactatcagctgGCCAGGTGGTCCTCATCGTCGACCCGCAACTTCCACGGTCGCTTTGGCCAGTAGGTAAGGTCACTCAGACTCATCCAGGAGTGGATGATCGCATCCGCACTGCGACTGTACAAGTGAAGGACAGACAGTACCTGCGCCCTGTATCCAGGTTGGTGCAGATACCGTGTCTTCCAGATACACAGGACACTGATTAA